TGCATACATTTAGGGAATGAATGGAACAGCTGGTTATTCTGGATAACTTCTAAGGTCCCTTCTGTTTCTGGGTTGAGACTATGTATTGTAATAGGTATTTTCCATACtaagtaattttgtttttgtttcacaaTGATAACTTCTAAATCAAAATGCTTGGGAAACATTACCAACATATGGTTGACAGAGGCTGAGTGCATTCTTACAGAGTAAGAATGGGCCCCAAAACAGTCTATTATAGTCAACGTTTGACTGACCATTCCTAGCTTAggagctccttgagagcagggacttggTCTGTCTTGTTGGCAGatgtgtccccagtgcctggaagAGTGCAtggtacacagcaggtgcttaatgaatgcttattgaatgaatgaatgaatgaatatgctCTGTATTTGGTATCCTTTTGTGAGTAGAAGCCTCCACCATTTAATGCCAATTCCTGGAGCTACTCTAGTTTCTCTTGTTGGTTGGGGACCGTGAATGACATTTAGCAAAATTAGAGCCCATAGGATGAGAAATCTAGAAAGACCTTTAAGAGCACTCTTTATAGTTCCTGGAGAGTCACCTCCTGTGTTTACTGCAGAACAAACGATTGCTTGTCTGAATGACAGCATTCATCAAATAGATGGGACAGCATTGAATGGAATAGCTTTAATTGACAGAATTTCCCTTTGGACTGGCCAATTGCCTGAGCATCTCGTAGTCTCCCTCAGGCTCTCTGCCCACTCACCTTTCTTCCATACTACGTGTGCTTTGCGAAGCTTCATGATGAAGAGCTGAACGATGATGAAgaggatgaagatgaggaaggaCACGAGGGTCAGCAGCAGGATGCCACTCTTCTTCCTCGTCAGTCCCCCATACTGACGGTTCACTTCTAGGAGGGAAAGGAAAGCGTTTCAGACAGTtcgaggttttgtttttgtttttgttttgttttgttggtcaCTGAGGAATATAtgcaatatttgcaaaatatcgTAGAGGCTAATAGACAGCTGAGAAAAAGAGGTGAAGGAGAGCTTTACCTTCATATTATTTATTCTCTGCAAACAGGCAAACAGGGATGCAAAGCAATTTCATGGAATGATTGGAAAAAGGTTTTTAAGTTACATAGATATCAAACTAGTTATTTCTCAGTTCTAGAGGAAACATGTGAGAATGTTGACTTATCGTCAGGGGATTCACATGAGCTGTGAGGAATGCGTTTTTAGCAAAGTGTAGTTAAGTAGCAAGAGAGATTGTTAAGGCGTTTGTGAAACGATGCAAATAAAATGGCATTTCATTAAGCTTGGCTGGGTTACTGTGGTCCTCCCTGAAGGCATCTGGAGATAAACCCGATGAGCTCTTATAGGTCCTTCTAGATTTCTGATCCTATGGGCTCTAATTTTGCTAACTGTCATTCACGGTCCCCAACCAACAAGCCATTAAAGAGTGTCAGCTACGTGTAGAACATCGTGCTTGGAGCTGCATAAGGCACAATCCCTACGATTTAGGGAGCATTGTCTACATATGCAGACAAACaagttaataaaaacaaacagaattaaGATATCTGTGCCAAGTTCTAGACCCACATATGTGAATATAATAATGTGTTCAGGGATTCTGAGGCAGGAGTGGTGCCTGAGTTGGTCAGGAAAGTGTTCAGTGAGGATATTGGCCTTGAAGGAGGGCGTAAGGAGAGGAGCGATGCGGACTTCCCTTTCATTGGGGCAGTTAGGGTGAACAAGGGCAGGGCAATCAAACGGGATGAAATTTTCAGAGAAGAGTGTGTATTCTGGTCAGGACTTTATAGAGACAGGACTGCAGAGGTAGGTGGTAGAGAGCACCTTACGGAGGGCTGAAGCCTCACGCTCTTTGTTGTGAGCCGTAGTGATTTTCTGAACGTAGTGTGAAGAACTCAAGGGGATGTTTTGATAGTAGGGTGCTGAAAATGCACAGCCAGAGGAGACACTAAAATTACAAGACTTCACGCAGGACATGATGAGGGTCTGCCTCAGGGAGGTGGCAGAGATAGTGGACAAAATACCTaaaagagaagactcaaaagTCCTTGGGATGCTGTTGATTTTATGTGTGAGGGAAGGATGGTGCTGAGGAGGGAAGGATGATGCTGAGGTTTTGGGCCTGTGTGATGCTTTGGACAAGCTGATTTTGTGGGAAAAGGTGCTGTTCAGTTTTTAGCCATGTTGAGTTTGGGGAGATGGCAGAAAATTCAGCCAGAGAAATGTGGGAAATGGAATGAAACAGGGATTAAtgttctggagaatgttctggaaaTGCAGGTATGGAAATCTTCTGCCTGGTGGCAACAAAAGCAGTCTTGGGGATGGGAAAACTCTAAGCATTAAGGCAACAACAAAGGATGGAGAAGTAGAATCAAATCTACATAGAAGAAGTCAGTGGAGGAAGGGCCATGAGCTAATGGACACGAGAAGGGGTGGTTAGCAAAAGTAAAAGGACCAGGCAGAGTATGTCAAGGAAGCCAGGGAGACAGCTAAGTCAGGGGCCAGGGAGGGACTAACCGATAGAAAGGTCACAAATAGTGAGGGCTGAAAAAGGCTATGGGAAGTATTGATTAAGAGGTTAAAATGTCAAGTGTTTACTCTAAATAAATAAGTGCTGGGAACACTTACCAGTGGCCAAGTGAGAGACTTGAGTGGtttgttcttcctcttccttgtcaATTTCTGATGTACCAGAATCTTCCATTACTGCAACTGAGGTGAAAGTAAGACATGATATATACATGTGACTATGCATGTGCTGCGTAGTGTGTACATATGCACACAGTCACCCAAAGCAGCTTTGGAAACCAAATTAAGTGATcctcattaaaaaacaacaacgaGGTCATTTCTGAACTACTGACTTCTTCCAAAACTAGTTGCAAATGGTCAGGCttagtttgcctttttttaaaggtaaatgttTATCGAACACTTTCTCTGTGCCAGGACTTAAACTGATCATTTGATATATATTACTTCTCACCACAGCTCTGAGCAAACAGAGGTTTTGAGACGTTAAGTAAACTGTCTAAAGTCCTATAGCAAATAAGTGGCCAAGCCAATATTGAAACTCAGAACCCTAAATTTAAACCATTATTTTATACTTCCTTTCTGAATCAGGCCTATCAGCTAGACAATTGTAGGATGCTTCAGGATAGCAACTGAACGCTGAAGGATGGCATCCAAAGCCTGAAGGATAGAAAACCTATAGTCTGAAATGCACAAAGCAATGATTTTTATGTTGAAAGTCAGTTCAGTTGTCATTCAAACCTATGCTTGCTTCCCCCTTAGATGTGGGAGGTACTATGATGATTTTACTAGgtaagagaaattataaaaataagagatcttttttctgattttgttgtttattttccctgttttttttcccctgctgtcTGTTGGTTTTTAGCCCATTGCACAGCGCCACGATGTGGACCCCAAGGGGAATGAAACCACCCCTTCTTCTATTGAAAATGGGTATTATTAACAGTAATAAAATTGTAGAAATTGGAAGCTGAAAGGAATTTTAGAAACCATATTTCTTACATcttatgttatatatgaaaaaacagaggagaaaattgagTTATTCAGTAGTGGTGTAAGCCAATTTAAAGACAACTAGATTCTAAACACGTTTAAAAATATTGGATTATTAAAGCAAGTGATGTGGCTGTTCTGCTtcataatattttcaatttcCATTGCCCTTCAgaaaaagtatgtatgtatggTACATGTGTGTTTATCAGTGTTTAAAGGACCTAAACATTTACTTTTAAGTATTATtcaagataaacattttaaaactatgatCTGATACTCAGAACTATGAACATAATAATGATATGAAAGCACCTCTCCCACCACATGGCATTTTTTATAGGTGCTGTTTGAAACTGAAAGAGGACATGTAGGAATGTATGCCCTTCTGGGTGAGGCTTATTATCTTGCTCAAAGCATCACGACagccatattcattcattcattcatccatccatccattcattcattcatacttcATGTTGTGAGTACCAGCTATTGGCAGATACTATGCTAGGTAGAATACAAGGATAAGTTAACTATATGATCATCGCCCAGAGTTGACTATCTAGTGCTTCACTGTCTAACAAAACTGGGATTATAATCCAGGTTTTCTAAGTTCTTCTTCATTTATAGTTCAATCCTGTCAACAAAAACTATCTGATGTCTTGACAGCCAGGTAACTGATGAGCCTTCAAGGGTGATTTTGTTATTCAGTGACAACACCAAATCTTCAGATACTGGTTTTTGCTCTTTGTTGTTACCAAgtctttattttgtgtttggtctgttctagatggaaaaacaaagaaacgaGCCTCCTGTAAATGAATTCAACCTTGCCTTTTACCACAGAGGAATTGGAATGTcatgctcgtgtgtgtgtgtgtgtgtgtgtgtgtgtgtgtgtgtgtgtgtgagagagagagagagagagagagagaaagagagagagagagaacgaacTTACAAGGTGTTAGTTACCCTGAAGCCCATCCCACTAACTGATACGGTGCTTCTCCAGGTCACCGTAAATCTGGAGCCAGTTGGAAGGGGTCCTATATGATCTTAttacagattaaaagaaaaaatggttctTAAAACTTAGAATTGGAAAAGTGACCTTGCCAAAGaggcatgatttttttaaagttttaatgtttttgatacTTACCGGTACTAGTGGGCTGCTGAGGGTCTTGAGAGGATAGAGAGCTTGTCTCCAGGGCAGCAGAAGTTGTCTCTTGATCAGTAActagaaaaggggaaaaacaaaattcTGCAACTACAGAGAGCAATTTTACCCACATTGTGCTCAGTACAATAGGCTGAAGAATGTATTTGGCTGCTACCTGCTTGTGGAAGTTCTGCAGAAACCTCAGAATTGTGTGTTCTGCAGCTCTTGCTCTGGTGCTGAATCTGTGCCCCGCTGATTATCCATCTGCTAAGCTGCCTGGCTAAGAAGTGCAGCAGGCTGGACCTCTGTGGAGTGGTGCATCTGGCAGGGGTGGGCAAAGACTATTCGCCGTCTCTATCTGTATCCATCCACCTATCAATCCCTCTGTCTACCAATCCCATACCTACTGGCTTATTTATTAGATGGCTTTGGAGTCAGTCTCAGACTGGGTTGAATTCCAGTGCTGCTCCTTACCTGCTACTAAGTAAATTTGGACAAGATCCCTAATCTCTCAGATGCTCAGTTTTcttttacctataaaatggaggtACTAACCCATTCACCTCTTGGAGGTTTTTGGTgagaataaattatttcatttgtataaaaTGTTTAGCACAACACTTGGCTTTTTATTAAGCACGGTGCTTACTAAATGCTACTGTGTAACATAAAGCAATGTTTAGAAATGTTTCCAGAGGTTCAGCCTAGCATGGATTTGCCCAGTCAATGGACAGACGTGCAACCAGGGAGCTTATAAAAATGGTGCCTGTTAATTTACAAATGTTGATACTGGTATGTAATATCTTTATGGAATCTGTGAGTGCTTCTCAGCCTTTTATTTAACCAAAGAGTTTTCTGTGGTTTTGAAATAGATGCGTTTAGACTGAATTTTCTtaatcaaacattaaaaaattttgaaaactataaaaatgctTGACTCAAGTGCTCTGAGGAAAGAAGAACCACTTAGGAAACACTAGAGAAATAGTAACATAGACGATAAGGCTAAAGTGAACTCTGTGGCCAGAAAGATGCCAGAGAAAATTGAAGAAAGAGTAGAGGTGCTggcaaagaaagcaaggaaaagcTTGAAGGCAAGTCAATTAGAAGTGCTGGAAGCAAATTACAAGACAAGCATATTATGGCAACTATTAGGAACACAGAGAGTAAAATTTATCTATAATGATTAAGATCTAGAATAATGTATACTATGTGAATTcagataattatatatttatgtacaaaacaggttatatgtattatatacactatatatactatacacattgtatatattgtgtatatatgtcatagtgtatatatacaattgtgcatatatatacaatagtctgtgtatacgtatacatacatacacacaccactgGAGTTTGTATTTACTTTGATTTATCCTCTATCTAGCAAAACTACTAAACAGATCCATTTAGACTGAATGTTGGTTTGATTAAGTAGATGCTTGTGCATGATGATTTATCTCCCTAGTTGGTTAGAATGTTACAGACCCCTGCTATCCAATATGGTATCCACTAGCTATACTGACTATTTAAGCATAAGTTAATAAcacttaaataatattaaaaatttagttcctcagttGCTCTAGCCATGTTTCAAGTTAGAATTTTGGGAAACTTGTATCCACCACTGTGAACTTGACATGTTCCAAATATTTAGGCTTCTGATGAGATTAGTGATGATATTAATGAATGTGATCTTGTTATTGAAATCTACCAACATTTGTAAGACTTGTATAAATCAGTGAATCAGTATTCTCCAAATGACCAAGGCGGGATGTTACAAAATAGTGCCTGGATAAAAGATCATTTAAAGTGCAAATTTGCCCAATAGATTTTAGTGTAACAAGAATATGAAAAGTTCATTGATAGGTTCTAGAGTCCACAGAGCagctaacctttaagaaactacctcTTGTCAAGTTTTAGTGTAGCGTCGAAGAATgtccacaattatctgaaaagccTATTCAAATACTCTTCCCTTTTCCAACTTATATTTGTGTGAGGCTGAATGTAGTTTGCATATAGTTTACATATAGTTCAAGCAAAATAGCATATTGTAAGAGATTGAATGCAGAAGTTATGAGAGCATGATTGTTTTCTATTAAACCAGgtattaaagagatttttttaaatgtaaaacaatgccatttttcTCACTATTATTTTTGGCATtgcaaaatataattattttaaaaataaataagtaaactctTGTTCCCACCATGAAGAATATGGAGATGAGAGGGTCAGAGTCCTTATTGTAAATATGTTCTAGAGCATCCTCAGCTAGCAAACTTTTACTAATCAGATGAACAAAATGTTTCTAGCATCCGTTGGTCAATATAGGAgctcatcaaagagaaaaagTCATAGACAAATGGAAGCACCAACAGCCTATCCTGCAGCTGTTCCTTGAACACTTACTGGGAATCTGGCAGCGGTGCTAAATACGTGACAATCAGATCATAAATAAAAGTCAAGTCAGCCTATCATTATTATTAGAAACATTTTATGGCTATGGTTTTGAGTCCTATAGCGCTGTGGCCATCAGGGAAGAGAAACTGTGATTTCCCCTTTGGCAGTAATTTTTGTAGATAGCTTGAACAATTGCTGAAAAGTAAAACTGTGTTTTTTCAGTATTGTtggttcttttatttaaaatccaaACATCTTTCAGAAGCATTTAGGTAAATAAAGCCTCATTTTCTCTTTGGTGACCCTCCCACATTCCCACGTACTCGCTTCCACCgatggggtggaggctggggcaggaaatgaatgacaaagaggaaagaatatttgCGTCAAGTTACAGTACAGCCCAGTCTGTGGGCCCTTGAATCTTCTAAACCCAGCTTCCTCAAGACCTGATTTGGTTTGATGAGAAAGTGACCTGTGGAGAGCACTGGGTAGTGAGAGGGAGCTGTTAACCACAGCGCCAGCCCCCACAGGGCAGTGCGACAGCTTTCCCACAGCAAGGTTCTCAGTTAACAAGTGCCTTTCCTCACCTGTTATTTCATTTGCTAAAGAGCTTTTTCAGCAAATGCACTGTCACCCAACAGCTTCCTCCTTCGCTAGTGTGAGTGAATTCTTATCCTTCAGGAATCTCTTTTCACACTGAGAAGTACTTTATAAAGTAATGAAGGTTGGAGTCTTACTAATGATAGCTGTATGAGCCatgcgtctttttttttttttttaagatttttttgttgtggaccatttttaaagtctttactgaatttacttccattttatgttttggttttttggtcacaaggcatgtgggatcttagctccctgaccagggatcaaacccacatcccctgcattggaaggtgaagccttaaccactggacctgcaGGGAAGTCTCCATGCTGCTTCTTATAGGATATTTCTTGGCTCAAAAagttttatatagtttttaaattacttcttAAACTTTTGGTGAAGGAATCAGAGAGAATAGATTCTGAAAATGGAGGCAGATTCTATTCTCatttaatgtttaatgttttatttcttttagtttttattattcttattttttggtaTTCTGCTCAGAATATTAACATGGGTAAACTAAAATCTCCAAAATGGTTGtaacaaaataaatctaaagCATAATCATGACTTAATGTGACTACGTGAGTGTTGTATTAACATAAAATGATATTGACAGGTTTAGATTTATTTCAGTTAATATAATCTCCTTTTGGGTGAAGTCAAGAGATGTAGTATGCTTCACATGACCTCTCCAAAAACATGACAGCAATAAAACTATGTAAGGTCAAGTTATGCCAGCTGTTATAATCAAAAAGCAAGCACAATACTGTTTGCATGTGGCACTCTGCACTTTCTGCACAACTGCGGTCCCTCTCAGTGTTGGAACAGTTGCAACCCTGTCACCCAGCTGGAGAAATTTCAGTCATTAAAGGAATTTGCTATTAAAGAAAGCTCTGTTGACAGTGAGCTTACTCTGAAGGACTTTTCCTaatccatttcattttgtttgataGTGTAATATaaaggtaaatttaaaataatcaaagacAGTCTTTGGTGCTTCTTACCCAAATCTTCAAACTGGAAAGGTGCCACCAGTTTTCTTCCTTGCAGCCCTTTGTGTCGGATTATGCAGTTTGCTGTTGAGTTTTTGCTGTATGTGTGGACTCTGAGTGTGCTGGTGCTATTACATTTCTTCCCATCAGTTTCATATTCATGGTGGGTTTCACCTATGGAGCAATTTAAAGAGGTGTGTGAGGTCGTGGCTGTTTAATGCTGTGGGACATGTTTGGTTCTTTGAGAGACCAATGGCCCCAACATCTTGGCAAACCTGTCAGACTTCTAACCTCACTCTAACTTCCCCCAGCCGCCTGGGACACACTTGGCCCTAGTCCCAAAGAGAAGCAGGTGAACAAGAGTGGTTAAAGTTTCTATAAACCCTgcactactggaaaaaaaaaatccaaagtttaTCATGTTTACAGAAGAAAGACAGCCTGATGTTGTGAAACACAAAGACCCCAAGACCTTACTCAGGTTGAATAAATATGGCAAATTAAAGGAGAGGTCCAGAATTGGCACTGGACTTAACCTAGGCTACATAAAATCGAATGGAATGTCTGTTGAAATGtaaacaaactagaaatagttCCCAAGCATGACAATTGGTTTTCCTGCTTCTGTTAAAAGGCTCAAAGCTTAGATTCTTTgttaccaaaatattttaatccatCATGGGGAGTATGACATAAGTACTCCACTGAATAAGCAAGTTCATATATGTTTTGATTACATGTATTATGTtaaacctatttttaattttattcctgctGCAAAGTTTATGCTAAGAGGTAATAGTTatattgtactttttattttatgacattttatgaagccataataaatattcaattttagttttctaccttgttttaaacaaaaacatgtaACCATGTTATTTGTATTGAGGCTTTTAAGAGTAAGACATGATATTGATTGGGTATAAGGATGATTTGTCTGGAAAAGAACTGATGGAGTATTGAATGGTGTTTTCTAACCCCTTCTGCCACCAGAGGGTGCCAGAACATTTAACAATTCCTTCGAAATATAAataggaaggaaaacaaaggagcAAAAAGAACGATTCCTCCACTTACCATAGAGCTCCACGTCCTTCCCTAAGAGCCAGGTTATCCGTGGAGGAGGCTTACTTCTCACGGTGGAGCATTTCAGTATGACGTGTTCTTCTCCATTTTGCATTCTGATAACTGAAACTTCCAGGGTTGGCGTGACAGGAGTTGCtagaagaaaatggatttttctgtgtttaattaGCGGGTCTACGTATCTCAGCAAAGCACAGAGCCTAATAATTTGCAGGGATCATGGTAGGCGGTGGTCTAAATaatgggcatttttttttacttgaccTTCTCGGAATATAGTTAAAGGGCTTTCATGTGCTTGTAAAGAGATTCTGGCTGTAATCAGAATGGTTGTTACCCAGTGTGTGACTGGTCTCTGGAAATTCCCAAACAGACTTCGTTACAACAgtaattcttaaattttatatgaGTGTATTTGAGTGGTAGAAGACTAGATGAGGAATAGAGGCTTGAATTCTAGTCCCATCTCTGTCACCAACTATTGTAAGAACTTGGGTAGGTCCCACAACTTCTTGGTAtatcagtttccttgtctgtgacaTGAAGCAGTTGGTGTACGAGTTGGCTGTTTCTGCTCTAAACGTTCATGAGTCTAGGACTCAACCTCAACATACATTACTTCTGTCCCCACCAGCATCAAAGATGCATTTCTCTAAAGGGCCCACTGGCCGTTTTTCTTTCTACTCCTGTCTTGCAAATTCTTTTCAGTTAGGCgtacttcttcctcttccctattTTACCTCACACTGTGGTCCAGAACTGCActctttcacatttatttactCAGCCATCTGCCATCGAGACATTATGAAGTCAACTCCAGGTATGCACTAGATGTGTTAGATGCTAGCAGTGCCAATATGGAAAAGATAAGGCCCTCCATCGCGCTATAGTCTGGTGATAGACTCAGCCCCTAAGATGTTCGTTGAAAGACCATGTGTTAAGTGCAATGACAGCGGTAGGCATGAGGGGTTATGAGAGCCCAGGAGGCTGGTTTTGGGGGTGACCGGTAAGGTGGGGAGAAGGTGACCCTCAAGCTGAgtcacagtggttctcaaaatccCCAGGGAGCCACTCCTTCTCAGAGACTTTCTCACTATGCCTTTACTTTATGGCAGGTGCCATACTCTACTAATTCAAGAAGAGAAGTCTAAGAAATCCTTTGTGTGATATGTGGAATTACGTTATGTAGATAAAAGGCaatgtttttatctgttttgccACAAAAATGTAAAGACAGGAGGACTTGCACTGAACCCAGCTTACCATCTGCAGAACTGAGTGCGTCCTAGCAGATAGGGAGCTGTCCCTTCCTATCCACGCCtctcaaccccaccccccaacagagGAGAGGAACTTGTTTTGTAGAAGATGTGAGCCAACTGTCCAGTGCAGTTACATCTGAATAGGATATGATATCAGAAGGTTCTACTGGATGTCTCTACGTGTTTTGCGCCTTACTAGACTAGTGTACAAACTCCTTGTGGGCAGAGGTTGTGCCTAATCCATCTTTGATTCCCTGCAGcctagcacagcgcctggcaACAGAGTTGCAGCTCAGCCAGTATGACTTCCCTTTCCCTTTAGTTCCCTGCAGAGAAAATTTAGTTGATGCCAAAGACAAATTTCACAAATTCACATTATAGTCTGGGGCTTGTCACTCAAAATgctcctttctgttcctttcaACAAAAGATGGCAAAGGAGCCTAGGAAATGCCTTGCTCTAGGCATTTTTTAACTAAAACGTTAAGTTTTAAACATGATATATCATGTTCCTAAGTGTACGGTTCTCAGGCTGGGTTTCCTGGCATTCAGGCACCTACCTAACACAATCACTTTCACTTCCTTTGTTCTCACGGAGCTGCCGTAATGCAGACACTTGTACACGCCTTCATCTTGCTGTGTTACATTCGGCACGCTGATGGAGAGCTGACTGGAGGAGTAATGAAGAAGCTggtatttggaattttttaaagctgtacAAGAGGGAAAAAGAGCCATTATGAGGAGAGAGATCAGATGAATGCAGTCTCGCAGTGGACTGATTATTCGCAGGAATAGCTTTTGATTTTCCCACTTTAAAGGAACAAATGTCCCATCTTTGACTGAGCTGCTTTCCAGATTCTAGTGTTACCAGCTGGGGGCCTCTCAATAGTTCGAAGTTAGTTTAGGAAACGAAATATTTTGATACTAGGATCTACGAAATAAGCAATTTGTTTTACTTATGCTTGTAGGGAATTTAGAACCCTACGCTGGCAACGGGTTCAGGGTGCAGGAGGgtgttaaataattttcattttttacattatgGAAAATGCACCACTATGGTTTACGTCTTTGAAATCTGCTTCATTTGTGATTGTCTTATAACAGTGAATGTGAAGAATGGAAGATAAATGCACTGATATTCATTGCTCCAGCTGgatgctctttatttttaatttttaaaacttcattattATTTGAAGTTTCGCAAAGATTATGACTTAGTCCTCCCGAATGTTTAGGgattggcaaaagaaaaaaacaaaaacccaaaccaaaaaacaacaacgtAAAATCCCCCACAGCTCCAGAAAGTTCTAGCCAATAGCAAGTGTTCCTTTTGATTCTATCTTGACCTGGGATTTCCATCTCAGATCAAAGGTCACTTAGCAAATCAGAGGCTCCTTAAATgagtgattttgtttgtttttttctgaagttaAGATTTGTGATATGAATAAGGCTAAAATAGTTAAATCTTGCATGGCTGACCAAGGAAGGTTGTTTCTCATCTGGAATAACGGTTCTGTGCGCTGGGACACTGATGTTACCTGAGCTGGAAATCAAGTGTTCTCAATCTCAGTACTATGGACATTTGCGTCTGTAATTCCTTGTTGGGCGGAGAGGCCACCCTGTGCGTTATGCGCTGTTTAGAGGCATCCTTGGCCTCTTTACTCACTAGAGGCCAGATCCCCTTGCCTTTCTCCAGTTTTAACAACCAAAactatctccagacattgccagatgtcctcCAAAGGGCAAGAAATACCCTTGGTCAAAAACCATCAAGCTCGATCAAGGTGTCCTGTAGTAGAAATGTGAGAATGTCCATCTTCTCCCAGTTTACCcaaaacaaagcaacagaaaGCATTTATTTAACAGAATTCTCTCTACTTAAAGTTTTCCTCTCAGAACTTTTACCGATTAATATCTACTTATTCTTTTGGAAGCTAGTTGATTTagcttaaaataatatatttggttATTTTACATTGCACCTATcgatatttaataacattttcaaaacaca
The genomic region above belongs to Hippopotamus amphibius kiboko isolate mHipAmp2 chromosome 9, mHipAmp2.hap2, whole genome shotgun sequence and contains:
- the CRTAM gene encoding cytotoxic and regulatory T-cell molecule isoform X3 is translated as METVTVEEGQMLTLKCVVSQAETTSLQWLAPSGFTIFFNEHPALKNSKYQLLHYSSSQLSISVPNVTQQDEGVYKCLHYGSSVRTKEVKVIVLATPVTPTLEVSVIRMQNGEEHVILKCSTVRSKPPPRITWLLGKDVELYVTDQETTSAALETSSLSSQDPQQPTSTVAVMEDSGTSEIDKEEEEQTTQVSHLATEVNRQYGGLTRKKSGILLLTLVSFLIFILFIIVQLFIMKLRKAHVVWKKENEISEHTLESYRSRSNNEETSSQEKNSQTSRSKSCINYITQLYSEAKTKTKEKAQPSKLKGELIHIPESIV
- the CRTAM gene encoding cytotoxic and regulatory T-cell molecule isoform X2; amino-acid sequence: METVTVEEGQMLTLKCVVSQAETTSLQWLAPSGFTIFFNEHPALKNSKYQLLHYSSSQLSISVPNVTQQDEGVYKCLHYGSSVRTKEVKVIVLATPVTPTLEVSVIRMQNGEEHVILKCSTVRSKPPPRITWLLGKDVELYGETHHEYETDGKKCNSTSTLRVHTYSKNSTANCIIRHKGLQGRKLVAPFQFEDLVTDQETTSAALETSSLSSQDPQQPTSTVAVMEDSGTSEIDKEEEEQTTQVSHLATVNRQYGGLTRKKSGILLLTLVSFLIFILFIIVQLFIMKLRKAHVVWKKENEISEHTLESYRSRSNNEETSSQEKNSQTSRSKSCINYITQLYSEAKTKTKEKAQPSKLKGELIHIPESIV
- the CRTAM gene encoding cytotoxic and regulatory T-cell molecule isoform X1, whose amino-acid sequence is METVTVEEGQMLTLKCVVSQAETTSLQWLAPSGFTIFFNEHPALKNSKYQLLHYSSSQLSISVPNVTQQDEGVYKCLHYGSSVRTKEVKVIVLATPVTPTLEVSVIRMQNGEEHVILKCSTVRSKPPPRITWLLGKDVELYGETHHEYETDGKKCNSTSTLRVHTYSKNSTANCIIRHKGLQGRKLVAPFQFEDLVTDQETTSAALETSSLSSQDPQQPTSTVAVMEDSGTSEIDKEEEEQTTQVSHLATEVNRQYGGLTRKKSGILLLTLVSFLIFILFIIVQLFIMKLRKAHVVWKKENEISEHTLESYRSRSNNEETSSQEKNSQTSRSKSCINYITQLYSEAKTKTKEKAQPSKLKGELIHIPESIV